One genomic region from Kamptonema formosum PCC 6407 encodes:
- a CDS encoding ABC transporter substrate-binding protein: MRKQVFTLILLFLLFFGLATCSHNTPTNLAENSLPHQNQSFRIWWSQGFLPEENEVVARLIDRWEKESGKKAELRLIPLNNIDAETQKALKDGNPPDVLYSATAETNLIPSLAWQNQLADVSDLINPLKYLYNPTALEAVYFQNNISKKRSYYSLPIGQQATHILYWRNLLQESGLNEQEIPTNWDNFWQYWKQAQDSLRQNGKSDIYGLGLTMSALGTDTFLIFQQFLEAYNVKILDKDGNLLLKDPANREGIIKALKQYANFYKDGYVPPSSVEWKDSGNNVSFLESQSLMTANGTLSIPLTQKLEQNPYNKLSTDLYLNKMVTRGWPEKPGGGELTSILGVKQIVIFEASQHKAEAKSFLSYLLKPENLNQFLKEGGKGRIIPVMPKLLQDSYWNNPTDPHIPIAIKQLNGLTRPSYEVFNPAYSEVLSQNIWSKAILSIVKDGLSPEQAGDEAIAKIEQIFAEWK, translated from the coding sequence ATGCGTAAGCAGGTATTTACATTAATATTACTGTTTTTACTGTTTTTTGGGTTAGCTACTTGTAGCCATAATACTCCGACAAATCTCGCGGAAAATTCACTACCACACCAAAATCAAAGTTTCCGAATTTGGTGGTCGCAAGGATTTTTACCAGAAGAGAATGAGGTAGTAGCAAGACTCATAGATCGATGGGAAAAAGAAAGCGGTAAAAAAGCTGAATTAAGACTAATACCGCTCAATAACATTGATGCTGAGACGCAAAAAGCACTCAAGGATGGTAATCCTCCTGATGTGCTTTATAGTGCAACGGCAGAAACAAATTTGATTCCTAGTTTGGCGTGGCAAAATCAGTTAGCTGATGTCTCCGATCTGATTAATCCTCTTAAATATTTGTACAATCCTACGGCTTTAGAAGCCGTATATTTTCAGAATAATATATCTAAAAAACGGTCTTACTATTCATTACCAATAGGACAGCAGGCAACACATATTTTGTACTGGCGAAATCTCCTACAAGAAAGTGGTTTAAACGAGCAAGAAATTCCTACTAATTGGGATAATTTCTGGCAATATTGGAAACAAGCTCAGGATAGTTTACGCCAAAATGGTAAGTCAGATATCTATGGCTTGGGTTTAACTATGTCAGCTTTGGGTACTGATACTTTTTTAATTTTCCAACAATTTTTGGAAGCCTATAATGTAAAAATCTTAGATAAAGATGGTAATTTATTGCTGAAAGATCCCGCCAACCGCGAGGGGATAATTAAGGCATTAAAACAGTACGCTAACTTTTACAAAGATGGCTATGTACCCCCTAGTTCTGTAGAATGGAAAGACTCTGGCAATAATGTCAGTTTTCTGGAAAGTCAATCGCTAATGACGGCTAATGGTACGCTGTCAATTCCTTTAACTCAAAAGTTGGAGCAGAATCCATACAATAAACTATCGACGGATCTTTATCTTAATAAAATGGTAACGAGAGGTTGGCCAGAAAAGCCAGGTGGAGGGGAACTCACTTCTATATTAGGTGTTAAGCAGATAGTTATATTTGAAGCTTCTCAACATAAAGCCGAAGCTAAAAGTTTTCTTTCCTATTTGCTGAAACCGGAAAACTTAAATCAGTTTCTTAAAGAGGGAGGTAAGGGGCGAATCATTCCCGTAATGCCAAAACTTTTGCAGGATTCCTATTGGAATAATCCCACAGATCCGCACATACCCATAGCAATTAAGCAACTTAATGGCTTGACTCGCCCTAGCTATGAAGTATTTAATCCTGCTTACAGTGAGGTGCTTTCTCAGAATATTTGGTCTAAGGCTATTCTGAGTATTGTTAAAGATGGACTATCACCTGAGCAAGCTGGAGACGAAGCAATAGCCAAGATTGAACAGATTTTTGCTGAATGGAAATGA
- a CDS encoding glycosyltransferase family 2 protein: protein MAKLVSIIVPCFNAEKWLIAAIESCFQQSYKLIEVIVIDDGSTDGSLEALKSYNGKLTWETGPNRGGNYARNRGMELSRGEYIQYLDADDYLLPDKIERQVKFLEETGADIVYGDVNYQYHLENGEILQEPVNIFGVSGNCKDVLESLLAYGCLPPIAYLFKKSTIVNSIKWDETLKCGQDRDFLISLLIKGAKIIYQPGSYSVYRKYGNVTVSTSNRALLVESFCRILAKAETQLIGAGKLEPKYQKAIAQAYYSMTQKYSKDVDLWCYCRLVSNFILMWMKLLLIENKRAISKSKLKINILSNEVEKDNA, encoded by the coding sequence ATGGCAAAGCTTGTATCAATTATTGTTCCTTGCTTTAACGCTGAGAAATGGCTGATAGCAGCCATAGAAAGCTGTTTTCAGCAGTCTTACAAGCTGATTGAGGTAATTGTAATTGATGATGGTTCTACCGATGGAAGCTTAGAGGCGCTCAAAAGTTACAATGGTAAACTAACTTGGGAAACTGGGCCAAATAGAGGCGGAAATTATGCGAGAAATAGGGGGATGGAATTATCCAGGGGTGAATACATTCAATATCTTGATGCTGATGACTATTTACTTCCTGATAAAATTGAACGGCAAGTTAAATTTTTAGAGGAAACAGGGGCAGATATTGTTTATGGAGATGTGAATTATCAGTATCATTTAGAGAATGGAGAAATTCTCCAGGAACCTGTCAATATTTTCGGAGTTTCTGGAAATTGTAAGGATGTGTTAGAATCTTTGTTGGCTTATGGCTGCTTACCTCCAATTGCCTATCTTTTTAAGAAAAGTACCATTGTTAATAGCATTAAATGGGATGAAACCTTAAAATGCGGACAAGATCGAGATTTTCTGATTTCTTTACTCATAAAAGGAGCGAAAATCATCTACCAACCAGGTTCTTATTCAGTATATCGCAAATATGGCAATGTGACAGTTTCTACGTCTAATAGAGCCCTGTTAGTAGAAAGTTTTTGTAGAATTTTGGCAAAAGCAGAAACGCAACTCATTGGAGCAGGAAAACTTGAACCTAAGTATCAAAAAGCTATAGCTCAAGCATATTACTCAATGACTCAAAAGTATAGTAAAGACGTTGATTTATGGTGTTATTGCCGATTGGTTAGCAACTTTATTTTAATGTGGATGAAGTTATTGCTCATAGAAAACAAAAGGGCTATTTCCAAGTCTAAATTAAAAATAAACATCTTATCTAATGAGGTTGAGAAAGACAATGCGTAA
- a CDS encoding Gfo/Idh/MocA family protein: MSLNTEQKKLNLLIIGTGMYVCGRSTKGYGTVLPAVMQQYQAGTIDRVLVASKSAESFAIFDAKLGELQELMGIEMPCVRYPMGNCTDGNAYREAIANLPDPGAVIITTPDHLHTEMALAAIASGKHVLVVKPLSPTVADAEQTIQAAEKYGVYGAVEFHKRWDLANLKLRQAIADGSIGDPLYFHVEFSQRKIIPSETFSAWVADTNIFQYLGVHYADLIYFVTQALPRRIVATGQKNWLSQRGISSYDAIQVLIEWSQGFTSTILTNWIDPNCNGAMSQQKIEAIGTAGRFESDQTKRGVQTITDLGGIEDINPYFCQPYRRLDSEYTEYRGYGIDSITQFLKDVASIVEGNNSPADFEGRRPTFRDALVSTALVEGARLSLENDSQWVYFTEKFHPYLK; encoded by the coding sequence ATGTCATTGAATACTGAGCAGAAAAAGCTGAATCTGTTGATAATTGGTACTGGTATGTATGTTTGCGGCCGCAGTACCAAGGGTTATGGAACTGTGTTACCAGCGGTAATGCAGCAATATCAGGCGGGGACGATCGATCGGGTGTTAGTTGCTAGTAAGTCCGCTGAGTCTTTTGCTATTTTTGATGCTAAGCTTGGTGAGCTTCAGGAGTTAATGGGGATAGAAATGCCTTGTGTGCGTTACCCGATGGGGAATTGCACGGATGGCAATGCTTATCGAGAGGCGATCGCCAATTTACCCGATCCAGGCGCGGTAATTATTACTACGCCGGATCATTTGCATACAGAGATGGCTTTAGCTGCGATCGCCAGTGGCAAGCACGTACTGGTGGTTAAACCCCTATCACCAACTGTAGCGGATGCAGAGCAAACGATCCAAGCTGCGGAAAAATATGGAGTTTACGGAGCTGTGGAGTTTCATAAACGCTGGGATTTAGCTAATTTGAAACTTCGCCAAGCGATCGCTGATGGTTCTATTGGCGATCCGCTGTACTTTCATGTAGAATTTAGCCAGCGCAAAATTATTCCGAGCGAAACTTTTTCTGCCTGGGTCGCGGATACTAATATTTTTCAGTATTTAGGTGTACATTACGCCGATCTGATTTATTTTGTCACTCAAGCTTTACCCCGCCGAATTGTTGCTACTGGACAAAAAAACTGGCTGTCGCAACGCGGCATTTCCAGCTATGATGCGATTCAGGTATTGATTGAATGGTCGCAGGGCTTTACATCTACGATTTTGACCAATTGGATCGATCCTAACTGCAATGGTGCGATGTCTCAGCAAAAAATTGAGGCGATCGGTACCGCAGGGAGGTTTGAAAGCGACCAAACAAAACGGGGCGTTCAGACTATAACTGACTTAGGGGGGATAGAAGATATTAACCCGTACTTCTGTCAGCCTTATAGGAGGCTGGATAGCGAGTATACTGAATATCGAGGGTATGGCATAGACAGCATCACTCAATTTCTTAAAGATGTCGCATCGATTGTAGAAGGAAATAATTCCCCTGCTGATTTTGAAGGGCGGCGACCGACATTTCGAGATGCTTTGGTATCGACAGCATTAGTCGAGGGTGCTAGATTAAGTCTGGAAAATGACAGTCAATGGGTGTATTTTACTGAAAAATTCCATCCCTATTTGAAATAA
- a CDS encoding AEC family transporter codes for MLSLDNPLVKLYATLIGWVLTGFILGRYLPKGASTGLGKFLFFCGAPFSIIAFMRRANLSGYLIISPLTAWTALFVGAGLAWIWIDLGVNDERLQAISRGLTNPKNVDSRATFEEDSRAIKSAWSKPTQGSFLFAMMVGNTGFLGFPIILSLVGADYFAWALFYDLSITLGIHVFGVALAAYYGTAPKIEGWKGPLLTILKNPALWAFGIGLVVRILPLPPQADKILQTGAWTVITLFLIMIGIQLSKLSSFHNLKQGLTCLAIKMLLTPLVVGTGLMFFGITGPPRLLLVLLMGMPPAFITTLFAEKYGLDRDLAVTTVAIGCGAVLFTIPIWLWLFGF; via the coding sequence ATGTTAAGTTTAGACAATCCCCTAGTCAAACTCTATGCCACTCTGATTGGATGGGTATTGACAGGATTTATCCTCGGTCGCTATCTACCCAAAGGAGCCTCGACAGGCTTAGGAAAATTCCTATTTTTCTGCGGCGCACCATTTAGTATTATTGCTTTCATGCGTCGTGCTAACCTCTCTGGATACCTAATAATTTCTCCCTTAACAGCGTGGACTGCTTTGTTTGTAGGGGCAGGATTAGCTTGGATTTGGATCGATTTAGGAGTCAACGACGAGCGCCTGCAAGCTATTTCTCGCGGCCTCACAAATCCCAAAAATGTTGACAGCAGGGCAACATTTGAGGAAGATAGCCGAGCGATAAAAAGTGCTTGGAGTAAACCAACTCAAGGCAGTTTTTTATTTGCAATGATGGTGGGAAATACGGGATTTTTAGGTTTTCCCATTATTTTGTCTTTAGTGGGAGCAGACTACTTTGCTTGGGCTTTGTTTTATGACTTAAGTATTACTCTCGGTATCCATGTATTCGGCGTAGCACTAGCAGCTTATTACGGTACTGCACCCAAGATCGAAGGTTGGAAAGGCCCCCTTTTGACAATATTAAAAAATCCTGCATTATGGGCTTTTGGGATTGGCTTAGTCGTGCGAATTCTGCCACTACCTCCACAAGCGGATAAAATATTGCAGACGGGTGCTTGGACAGTAATCACTTTATTCTTAATTATGATTGGGATACAATTGAGTAAGCTTTCATCTTTTCATAATCTCAAACAGGGATTGACTTGTCTCGCTATTAAAATGTTGTTAACGCCTTTGGTTGTTGGCACGGGCTTAATGTTTTTTGGCATCACTGGCCCGCCCAGACTTTTGTTAGTTTTGCTGATGGGTATGCCTCCAGCTTTTATCACTACTTTGTTTGCAGAAAAATATGGTTTAGACCGAGATTTGGCAGTAACTACTGTAGCAATTGGCTGCGGAGCTGTGTTATTTACTATCCCTATATGGTTATGGCTATTTGGGTTTTAA